TGGCCCCCTCCAGCTTTAATCTGCAGCCCTGGAAATTGCTTGCTGTGAAAAGCCAGGAAAAAAGAGAGGAGATTTACAATTCGGGAGCCTGTGAACAGCAAAAAGTTATTGATGCACCGGTGCTGCTTATAGTGACAGGTGATATGACGGGATACAGGCGTTATAATCCCATGTGGGATGAAAAGAAAAATCTCGGTAAGCTCGACGAAGAAAAGCTGGAGAAAATTATCGAACAGTGCGAGCAGGGAATATATCCTGATGAGGCCAAAAAGATAGGTTTTGCGGTCCGCAACAGCTCTCTTCTGGCCATGAATATCATGAACACAGCTAAATATTACGGAGTTGATA
This genomic interval from Halarsenatibacter silvermanii contains the following:
- a CDS encoding nitroreductase family protein; this encodes MTEENTDYMQIIENRRSVNFFDSSRELEDGLLTKIINRSVLAPSSFNLQPWKLLAVKSQEKREEIYNSGACEQQKVIDAPVLLIVTGDMTGYRRYNPMWDEKKNLGKLDEEKLEKIIEQCEQGIYPDEAKKIGFAVRNSSLLAMNIMNTAKYYGVDTHPMIGFSETKIKEMFDLDENVVVTMLISMGYFDEEQELDPRETRLKYEDIVEEF